The Pseudomonas allokribbensis genome has a window encoding:
- a CDS encoding S41 family peptidase, with product MLHLSRLTSLALTIALVIGAPLAFAAQPAPAVAPAGTAATSKAPLPLEELRTFAEVMDRIKAAYVEPVDDKTLLENAIKGMLSNLDPHSAYLGPEDFTELQESTSGEFGGLGIEVGSEDGFIKVVSPIDDTPASKAGIQAGDFIVKINGAPTRGQTMTEAVDKMRGKIGQKITLTLVRDGGTPFDVTLARAVIQVKSVKAQLLESGYGLIRITQFQVKTGEEVSKALAKLRKDNGKKLNGIILDLRNNPGGVLQAAVEVVDHFITKGLIVYTKGRIANSELRFSATGKDESEAVPMVVLINGGSASASEIVAGALQDQKRAVVMGTTSFGKGSVQTVLPLNNDRALKITTALYFTPNGRSIQAQGIVPDIEVRKAKITNEADGEYFKEADLQGHLGNGNGGADKPTGSGAKPKAMPQDDDYQLAQALSLLKGLSITSGR from the coding sequence ATGCTGCATTTGTCCCGTCTTACCTCGCTGGCCCTGACGATCGCCCTGGTGATCGGCGCGCCTCTGGCGTTCGCCGCTCAACCGGCTCCGGCTGTCGCTCCGGCAGGCACTGCCGCGACTTCCAAGGCCCCGTTGCCGCTGGAAGAGTTGCGCACCTTTGCCGAGGTCATGGACCGGATCAAGGCCGCCTATGTCGAACCGGTGGACGACAAGACCCTGCTGGAAAACGCCATCAAGGGCATGCTCAGCAACCTCGACCCGCACTCGGCCTACCTCGGCCCGGAAGATTTCACCGAGCTGCAGGAAAGCACCAGCGGTGAGTTCGGCGGCCTGGGCATCGAAGTCGGCTCGGAAGACGGTTTCATCAAGGTCGTGTCGCCAATCGACGATACGCCAGCGTCGAAGGCCGGCATCCAGGCCGGTGACTTCATCGTCAAGATCAACGGCGCGCCGACCCGTGGCCAGACCATGACCGAAGCCGTGGACAAGATGCGCGGCAAGATCGGCCAGAAAATCACCCTGACCCTGGTGCGCGACGGCGGTACACCGTTCGACGTGACCCTGGCCCGTGCGGTAATTCAGGTGAAGAGCGTCAAGGCGCAACTGCTGGAATCGGGTTACGGCCTGATCCGCATCACCCAGTTCCAGGTCAAGACCGGCGAGGAAGTCTCCAAGGCTCTGGCCAAGCTGCGCAAGGACAACGGCAAGAAGCTCAACGGCATCATCCTCGACCTGCGCAACAACCCGGGCGGCGTGCTGCAGGCAGCGGTGGAAGTGGTCGACCACTTCATCACCAAAGGCCTGATCGTCTACACCAAGGGCCGGATCGCCAACTCCGAACTGCGCTTCTCCGCCACCGGCAAAGACGAAAGCGAAGCCGTGCCAATGGTCGTGCTGATCAACGGTGGCAGTGCCTCGGCCTCGGAAATCGTCGCCGGCGCCCTGCAAGACCAGAAACGCGCCGTGGTCATGGGCACCACCAGTTTCGGCAAGGGCTCGGTGCAAACCGTGCTGCCGCTGAACAACGACCGCGCGCTGAAGATCACCACCGCGTTGTACTTCACGCCGAACGGCCGCTCGATCCAGGCCCAGGGCATCGTCCCGGACATCGAAGTACGCAAGGCCAAGATCACCAACGAAGCGGACGGCGAATACTTCAAGGAAGCCGACCTGCAGGGTCACCTGGGCAACGGCAACGGCGGCGCAGACAAACCGACCGGCTCCGGCGCGAAACCGAAAGCCATGCCGCAGGATGACGATTACCAGTTGGCCCAGGCCCTGAGCCTGCTCAAAGGCCTGAGCATCACGTCCGGCCGTTGA
- the gpmI gene encoding 2,3-bisphosphoglycerate-independent phosphoglycerate mutase, with amino-acid sequence MTTTPKPLVLMILDGFGHSDSPESNAVFAAKKPVLDRLWATVPNGLISGSGMDVGLPDGQMGNSEVGHMNLGAGRVVYQDFTRVTKAIRDGEFFENPTICAAVDKAVAAGKAVHFMGLLSDGGVHSHQDHLIAMAELAFKRGAEKIYLHAFLDGRDTPPKSAASSIELLDATFQALGKGRIASIIGRYFAMDRDNRWDRVSQAYNLIVDGKGEFNAATAQEGLEAAYARGESDEFVKATSIGEPVKVEDGDAVVFMNFRADRARELSRVFVEDGFKEFERARQPKVQYVGLTQYAASIPAPAAFAPGSLENVLGDYLAKNGKTQLRIAETEKYAHVTFFFSGGREEPFPGEERILIPSPKVATYDLQPEMSAPEVTDRIVDAIENQRYDVIVVNYANGDMVGHSGVFEAAVKAVECLDTCVGRIVEALEKVGGEALITADHGNVEQMADEATGQAHTAHTTEPVPFIYVGKRDLKVREGGVLADVAPTMLKLLGLEKPVEMTGTSILV; translated from the coding sequence ATGACTACCACGCCTAAACCTTTGGTCCTGATGATTCTCGACGGCTTCGGTCACAGCGACAGCCCCGAATCCAACGCCGTCTTCGCGGCCAAAAAGCCTGTGCTGGATCGCCTGTGGGCCACCGTGCCGAACGGCCTGATCTCGGGCAGCGGCATGGACGTCGGCCTGCCGGACGGCCAGATGGGCAACTCCGAAGTCGGTCACATGAACCTCGGCGCCGGCCGCGTGGTGTATCAGGACTTCACGCGCGTGACCAAAGCGATCCGCGACGGCGAGTTCTTCGAGAACCCGACCATCTGCGCCGCCGTGGACAAAGCCGTGGCCGCCGGCAAGGCCGTGCATTTCATGGGGCTGCTGTCGGACGGCGGCGTTCACAGCCACCAGGATCATCTGATCGCCATGGCCGAACTGGCTTTCAAGCGTGGCGCCGAAAAAATCTACCTGCACGCCTTCCTCGATGGCCGTGACACGCCGCCGAAAAGCGCCGCGTCGTCGATCGAACTGCTCGACGCGACCTTCCAGGCGCTCGGCAAGGGCCGCATCGCCAGCATCATCGGCCGCTACTTCGCCATGGATCGCGACAACCGCTGGGACCGCGTCTCCCAGGCCTACAACCTGATCGTCGACGGCAAGGGTGAATTCAACGCCGCCACCGCCCAGGAAGGCCTGGAAGCCGCCTACGCCCGTGGCGAGAGCGACGAATTCGTCAAAGCCACCAGCATCGGTGAGCCGGTAAAAGTCGAAGACGGCGACGCCGTGGTGTTCATGAACTTCCGCGCTGACCGTGCCCGCGAGCTGAGCCGCGTGTTTGTCGAAGACGGTTTCAAGGAATTCGAGCGCGCACGCCAGCCAAAAGTGCAGTACGTGGGCCTCACCCAATACGCCGCCAGCATCCCGGCCCCCGCAGCCTTTGCGCCGGGCAGCCTGGAAAATGTTCTCGGCGACTATCTGGCGAAAAACGGCAAGACCCAACTGCGCATCGCCGAAACCGAAAAGTACGCCCACGTGACCTTCTTCTTCTCCGGCGGTCGCGAAGAACCGTTCCCGGGCGAAGAGCGCATCCTGATCCCGTCGCCGAAAGTCGCCACTTATGACCTTCAGCCGGAAATGAGCGCACCGGAAGTCACCGACCGCATCGTCGATGCCATCGAGAATCAGCGCTACGACGTGATCGTGGTCAACTACGCCAACGGCGACATGGTCGGCCACAGCGGTGTGTTCGAGGCGGCGGTAAAAGCCGTGGAATGCCTGGACACCTGCGTCGGCCGCATCGTCGAGGCGCTGGAAAAGGTCGGCGGCGAAGCGCTGATCACCGCCGACCACGGTAACGTCGAACAAATGGCCGACGAAGCCACCGGCCAGGCGCACACCGCTCACACCACCGAACCGGTGCCGTTCATCTATGTCGGCAAACGCGACCTCAAGGTCCGTGAAGGTGGCGTGCTGGCGGACGTGGCGCCGACCATGCTCAAACTGCTGGGGCTGGAAAAACCGGTGGAAATGACTGGCACTTCGATTCTGGTCTGA
- a CDS encoding rhodanese-like domain-containing protein, producing MVAHLIEFATNHYILVGIFVVLLALLLAHTVQGGGKSLSTGELTALVNKEAGVVVDIRPSKDYAAGHIVGAVNIPQDKLAARIGELEKHKAKTIILVDALGQTAGTHARELMKSGFTAAKLSGGISSWKGDNLPLVK from the coding sequence ATGGTTGCTCACCTGATTGAATTTGCCACTAACCACTACATTCTTGTCGGTATCTTCGTCGTACTGCTGGCATTGCTGCTGGCGCACACAGTGCAGGGCGGCGGTAAAAGCCTGAGCACGGGCGAGCTGACCGCACTGGTCAACAAGGAAGCCGGCGTGGTGGTGGACATCCGTCCGAGCAAGGATTACGCCGCCGGTCACATCGTTGGCGCGGTGAACATTCCCCAGGACAAACTGGCCGCCCGCATCGGCGAGCTGGAAAAACACAAGGCCAAGACCATCATTCTGGTCGACGCCCTGGGCCAGACCGCCGGCACCCACGCCCGCGAGCTGATGAAATCCGGCTTCACCGCCGCCAAGCTGTCCGGCGGGATTTCCAGCTGGAAAGGCGACAACCTGCCGCTGGTGAAGTGA
- the grxC gene encoding glutaredoxin 3, which yields MSEVIVYSSDYCPYCSRAKYLLANKGVAFEEIKVDGKPQVRAAMAQKAGRTSVPQIWIGDTHVGGCDDLFALERAGKLDALLKA from the coding sequence ATGAGCGAAGTCATCGTCTACTCCAGCGATTACTGCCCTTACTGCTCGCGCGCCAAGTACCTGCTCGCGAACAAAGGCGTGGCCTTCGAAGAGATCAAGGTCGATGGCAAGCCGCAAGTGCGCGCCGCCATGGCCCAGAAGGCCGGACGCACGTCCGTGCCGCAGATCTGGATCGGCGACACCCACGTCGGCGGATGTGACGATTTGTTTGCCCTGGAGCGCGCCGGCAAGCTCGACGCGCTGCTCAAGGCCTGA
- the secB gene encoding protein-export chaperone SecB, with product MTDQQNTAASEEETAPQFSLQRIYVRDLSFEAPKSPAIFRQQWDPAVGLDLNTRQKALEGDFYEVVLTLSVTVKNGEEVAFIAEVQQAGIFLIKNLDAASMSHTLGAFCPNILFPYARETLDSLVTRGSFPALMLAPVNFDALYAQELQRMQEAGETPTVQ from the coding sequence ATGACTGACCAACAGAACACTGCAGCCAGCGAAGAAGAAACCGCACCGCAATTCTCCTTGCAGCGCATCTACGTACGCGACCTGTCCTTCGAAGCCCCGAAAAGCCCGGCGATCTTCCGCCAGCAGTGGGACCCGGCGGTCGGTCTGGATCTGAACACCCGTCAGAAGGCGCTGGAAGGCGATTTCTACGAAGTCGTGCTGACCCTGTCCGTCACCGTGAAAAACGGTGAAGAAGTCGCCTTCATCGCTGAAGTGCAGCAGGCCGGTATCTTCCTGATCAAGAACCTGGACGCGGCTTCGATGAGCCACACCCTGGGTGCGTTCTGCCCGAACATTCTGTTCCCGTACGCTCGCGAAACCCTGGACAGCCTGGTGACCCGTGGTTCGTTCCCGGCCCTGATGCTGGCCCCGGTGAACTTCGACGCCCTGTACGCGCAAGAGCTGCAGCGCATGCAGGAAGCCGGCGAGACCCCGACCGTTCAGTAA
- the trmL gene encoding tRNA (uridine(34)/cytosine(34)/5-carboxymethylaminomethyluridine(34)-2'-O)-methyltransferase TrmL, with amino-acid sequence MFHVILFQPEIPPNTGNVIRLCANSGCHLHLIEPLGFEMDDKRLRRAGLDYHEYATLQRHADLASCLESLGNPRLFAFTTKGSRPFHDAAFVPGDAFIFGPESRGLPAEVLDALPAEQRLRLPMREGCRSLNLSNTVAVAVYEAWRQNDFK; translated from the coding sequence ATGTTTCACGTCATCCTTTTTCAACCGGAAATTCCACCGAACACCGGTAACGTTATCAGGCTGTGCGCCAACAGCGGCTGCCACCTGCATTTGATCGAACCGCTGGGCTTCGAGATGGACGACAAGCGCCTGCGTCGCGCCGGTCTCGACTACCACGAGTATGCCACTCTGCAGCGCCATGCCGACCTGGCCAGTTGCCTGGAAAGCCTCGGTAACCCTCGGTTGTTCGCCTTCACCACCAAGGGTTCGCGACCGTTTCACGATGCGGCGTTCGTCCCCGGCGATGCGTTCATCTTCGGCCCGGAAAGCCGTGGCCTGCCGGCGGAAGTGCTGGATGCCCTACCCGCCGAACAGCGTCTGCGCCTGCCGATGCGCGAAGGTTGCCGCAGCCTGAACCTGTCCAACACCGTAGCGGTGGCCGTGTACGAAGCGTGGCGGCAGAACGACTTCAAGTAA
- the ntrC gene encoding nitrogen regulation protein NR(I), with product MSRSETVWIVDDDRSIRWVLEKALQQEGMTTQSFDSADGVMSRLARQQPDVIISDIRMPGASGLDLLARIREQHPRLPVIIMTAHSDLDSAVASYQGGAFEYLPKPFDVDEAVSLVKRANQHAQEQQGLEVAPTLTRTPEIIGEAPAMQEVFRAIGRLSHSNITVLINGESGTGKELVAHALHRHSPRAASPFIALNMAAIPKDLMESELFGHEKGAFTGAANLRRGRFEQADGGTLFLDEIGDMPADTQTRLLRVLADGEFYRVGGHVPVKVDVRIIAATHQNLETLVHAGKFREDLFHRLNVIRIHIPRLSDRREDIPTLAKHFLSRAAQELAVEPKLLKSETEEYLKNLPWPGNVRQLENTCRWITVMASGREVHISDLPPELLSLPQDSAPVTNWEQALRQWADQALARGQSSLLDSAVPAFERIMIETALKHTAGRRRDAAVLLGWGRNTLTRKIKELGMKVDGGDDDEGEEG from the coding sequence ATGAGCCGTAGTGAAACCGTGTGGATCGTCGATGACGACCGTTCTATCCGTTGGGTCCTGGAAAAAGCCCTGCAACAGGAAGGCATGACCACCCAGAGCTTCGACAGTGCCGATGGCGTGATGAGTCGCCTGGCGCGCCAGCAGCCGGACGTGATCATCTCCGACATCCGCATGCCGGGTGCCAGCGGTCTGGACCTTCTGGCGCGGATTCGCGAGCAACACCCACGACTGCCGGTCATCATCATGACCGCTCACTCCGATCTGGACAGCGCTGTCGCCTCCTATCAGGGCGGTGCCTTCGAGTACCTGCCAAAACCGTTCGATGTCGACGAAGCGGTGTCGCTGGTCAAACGCGCCAATCAGCACGCCCAGGAACAACAGGGCCTGGAAGTCGCGCCGACCCTGACCCGCACCCCGGAAATCATCGGCGAAGCACCGGCGATGCAGGAAGTGTTTCGCGCCATCGGGCGCTTGAGCCACTCCAACATCACCGTGCTGATCAACGGCGAATCCGGCACCGGTAAAGAACTGGTGGCTCACGCCCTGCACCGCCACAGCCCGCGTGCGGCCTCGCCGTTCATCGCGCTGAACATGGCGGCAATCCCGAAGGATCTGATGGAGTCCGAGCTGTTCGGCCACGAGAAAGGCGCCTTCACCGGCGCGGCCAACCTGCGTCGCGGGCGTTTCGAGCAGGCTGACGGCGGCACGCTGTTCCTCGATGAAATCGGCGACATGCCGGCGGACACCCAGACCCGACTGCTGCGGGTACTGGCCGACGGCGAGTTCTACCGCGTCGGCGGGCACGTGCCGGTCAAGGTCGATGTACGAATCATCGCCGCGACTCACCAGAATCTGGAAACCCTGGTTCACGCCGGGAAATTCCGTGAGGACTTGTTCCACCGCCTCAACGTGATCCGCATCCACATTCCGCGCCTGTCGGACCGTCGCGAAGACATCCCGACTCTGGCCAAGCACTTCCTCAGCCGCGCTGCGCAAGAGCTCGCAGTCGAGCCGAAGCTGCTGAAAAGCGAGACCGAGGAATACCTGAAAAACCTGCCATGGCCGGGCAACGTGCGTCAGCTGGAAAACACCTGCCGCTGGATCACGGTGATGGCGTCCGGGCGCGAGGTGCACATCAGCGACCTGCCGCCGGAATTGCTGAGCCTGCCGCAGGACTCGGCACCGGTGACCAATTGGGAACAGGCGCTGCGTCAGTGGGCCGATCAGGCGTTGGCGCGTGGCCAGTCGAGCCTGCTCGACAGCGCGGTACCGGCGTTCGAACGGATCATGATCGAGACCGCTTTGAAGCACACCGCAGGGCGTCGCCGTGACGCTGCCGTGCTGCTGGGCTGGGGCCGGAACACCTTGACCCGCAAGATCAAGGAACTGGGAATGAAGGTCGATGGCGGGGATGACGACGAAGGCGAAGAAGGCTGA
- the glnL gene encoding nitrogen regulation protein NR(II), with protein MTISDALHRLLLDNLTTATILLDAELRLEYMNPAAEMLLAISGQRSHGQFISELFTESTEALNSLRQAVEQAHPFTKREAMLTALTGQTLTVDYAVTPILSNGATLLLLEVHPRDRLLRITKEEAQLSKQETSKMLVRGLAHEIKNPLGGIRGAAQLLARELPEDSLRDYTNVIIEEADRLRNLVDRMLGSNKLPSLALCNVHEVLERVCQLVEAESQGCITLVRDYDPSIPDVLIDREQMIQAVLNIVRNAMQAISSQNELRLGRISLRTRAMRQFTIGHIRHRLVTKIEIIDNGPGIPAELQETIFFPMVSGRPDGTGLGLAITQNIISQHQGLIECDSHPGHTTFSIFLPLEQGATST; from the coding sequence ATGACCATAAGCGACGCACTCCACCGTTTGCTGCTCGACAACCTGACCACCGCCACCATCCTGCTCGATGCCGAATTGCGCCTCGAGTACATGAACCCGGCGGCGGAGATGCTGCTGGCCATCAGCGGTCAGCGCAGCCATGGCCAGTTCATCAGTGAGCTGTTCACCGAGTCCACCGAGGCGCTCAATTCGTTGCGCCAGGCGGTGGAACAGGCGCATCCGTTCACCAAGCGCGAAGCAATGCTCACCGCCCTCACCGGCCAGACCCTGACCGTGGATTACGCGGTGACACCGATTCTCAGCAACGGCGCGACCCTGCTGTTGCTGGAGGTTCACCCTCGCGACCGCTTGCTGCGGATCACCAAGGAAGAGGCGCAACTGTCGAAGCAGGAAACCAGCAAGATGCTGGTGCGCGGCCTCGCCCACGAGATCAAGAACCCGCTGGGCGGCATCCGTGGCGCCGCGCAACTGCTGGCCCGGGAACTGCCGGAAGACAGCCTGCGCGACTACACCAACGTGATCATTGAAGAGGCCGACCGCCTGCGCAATCTGGTCGACCGCATGCTCGGTTCGAACAAACTGCCGTCGCTGGCCCTGTGCAACGTCCACGAAGTACTGGAGCGCGTTTGCCAGTTGGTCGAGGCCGAAAGCCAGGGCTGCATCACGCTGGTACGCGATTACGACCCGAGCATTCCCGACGTATTGATCGACCGCGAGCAAATGATTCAGGCCGTGCTGAACATCGTGCGCAACGCGATGCAGGCGATCAGCAGCCAGAACGAGTTGCGCCTGGGCCGCATCAGCCTGCGCACCCGCGCCATGCGCCAGTTCACCATTGGCCACATCCGCCATCGCCTGGTGACCAAGATCGAGATCATCGACAACGGTCCGGGGATCCCGGCGGAACTCCAGGAAACCATTTTCTTTCCCATGGTCAGCGGCCGTCCGGACGGTACCGGGCTGGGCCTGGCCATCACCCAGAACATCATCAGCCAGCACCAGGGCCTGATCGAGTGTGACAGCCATCCAGGCCACACCACGTTCTCGATCTTTCTGCCACTGGAACAAGGAGCCACATCGACATGA
- a CDS encoding DUF4124 domain-containing protein: MTRGLIAVCLALFALGASAEVFTYVDSQGNRVYTDQPRGNAKRVPLATSNRMASNPTGAAPITKAKKSPEQPLFRYDMLRVLVPEPDATIRSSAGELIVSITSEPGLQKGHRYRLLLDGQATGEPGLSPVFPLSNIDRGSHNLSVEILDAQDRIVERTANQPFHMQRISLAQKRQVKPCTTEDYGVRPECPLKDKPVEPKNPFLRFF, from the coding sequence ATGACTCGCGGATTGATTGCCGTGTGTCTGGCTCTGTTCGCGCTTGGCGCATCCGCCGAGGTCTTCACGTATGTCGATTCGCAAGGCAATCGGGTCTACACCGATCAACCGCGCGGCAATGCCAAGCGTGTGCCGCTGGCCACCAGCAATCGCATGGCCTCCAACCCGACCGGGGCGGCGCCCATTACCAAAGCTAAAAAATCACCGGAGCAACCGCTGTTCCGCTACGACATGCTGCGGGTGCTGGTTCCCGAACCGGACGCGACCATTCGCAGCAGCGCCGGCGAATTGATCGTCAGCATCACCAGCGAGCCGGGGCTGCAAAAAGGTCATCGCTATCGCCTGCTGCTGGACGGCCAGGCCACCGGCGAGCCCGGCCTTAGCCCGGTGTTCCCGCTGAGTAATATCGATCGCGGCAGCCATAACCTGTCGGTGGAGATTCTCGACGCGCAGGATCGCATCGTCGAGCGCACCGCCAATCAGCCGTTCCACATGCAGCGCATTTCACTGGCACAGAAACGCCAGGTCAAACCCTGCACCACCGAAGACTACGGCGTTCGCCCGGAATGCCCGCTGAAAGACAAACCCGTCGAACCGAAAAATCCCTTCCTGCGTTTCTTCTAA
- a CDS encoding DUF4124 domain-containing protein, which produces MGRTFLYILLLIALPASAQIYKYTDASGNTVYSDHAPDGVKAQPVELPPLNSVQPQAPSVPSSDTASRAPARNAYDVLELTGLPTEEALRANNGTFTVSVQIKPRLQPPHQLRLLLDDAPYGQPSNVPILQLVNIDRGDHRLAVQVINGEAIIQQSPAVVFTVQRVHKP; this is translated from the coding sequence ATGGGTCGCACCTTTCTCTACATCCTGCTGCTGATCGCCCTGCCCGCCAGCGCGCAGATCTACAAATACACCGACGCCAGCGGCAACACGGTGTACAGCGATCATGCGCCGGACGGCGTGAAGGCGCAGCCGGTGGAGTTGCCGCCGCTCAACAGCGTCCAGCCTCAGGCACCGAGCGTGCCGTCGTCGGACACGGCCAGCCGGGCGCCTGCGCGCAATGCCTATGACGTGCTGGAACTGACCGGCCTGCCCACCGAAGAGGCTCTGCGCGCCAACAACGGCACGTTCACCGTCAGCGTGCAGATCAAGCCGCGACTGCAACCGCCACATCAATTGCGCCTGCTGCTGGACGACGCGCCTTATGGCCAGCCGAGCAACGTGCCGATCCTGCAACTGGTGAACATTGACCGGGGAGACCATCGCCTGGCGGTTCAGGTGATCAATGGCGAGGCGATCATTCAGCAGAGCCCGGCAGTGGTCTTCACTGTGCAGCGGGTGCACAAGCCATGA